ACATCCAGCGAACCTGGGTCCGAAAGCCCCAGCAAACCACCGTTCTGGATTTGGACCGTTCCGTTCTGCACTTCCAATCGGCCTGGTCCGTTGGGTCCGGTGTCCGTGCCGACCGGGAATGCTGTGGTCACCTGGGCGGTGCCGCCCAGGCCAATGACCGCAACCTCTTCAAACTGGCCTTCAGGCGGGTTGTTGCCAAACCCGTAGTCACTCCAGTTGGCGCCGACACCCCAATCCGCGGCGCCTGTGGGCAAGAAGTTGACTACGTTCTGCGCGCTGGCTGACGCCGCAGCGAGAGACCCGGCCGCGATGATCGCAACCCTGTAGACAGTAAGCCTGAACATCGTTGGACTACCTCAGTTGAGTATTTCGGCTGTGTTATTGCGATGACGGTGTTGTGAACGAAGCACTTAGGCGCCGGTGCAACAGGAAACTCGGGGACGGCTCCCGCTCAGCACCGCGATGACCATCGCGATAGCCAGCGCCGTAGGCTCCGGCGCCGCATCCCCCGCAGAGTTCAGACCGGCGCCAACGACGCGATTGGCGTCGTCTTTCATCAGCCGCCAGTCGACCCAATCGATGTAGCCGTTGCGGTCGATGTCTCCCATGGAAGAGTCGCCCGCAGTGAAGAGGTTGCTCCGCAAGATTCCCAGGTCGACTGAGTTGCAAGCGCCGTCACCGTCAAGGTCGCAGACCGGTCCGCTCAGCTGCGTGATCCCTTCATTGAAGTTGTTCACGATGTCGGAGTCGGAGAGCAGTCCGGTATGGACACGGACGTCAGAGAGATAGCCGGAGAACGGGTTGGCGCCGCCGCCGCGCCCAGCGCCGACGCTGATCGGCCCGTCTGTTGTGTCGAGGTTCTGCCCGCTCGAGTTCGAATCGACCGTGTTGTAAACGCCCGTGAGGACGCCGTTGCGGTAGCCACGCACCGCGGCGCCGTCGTAGGTCCACGCCACGTGGACCCATTCGTTTGTGATGATGGGAACGATGGGGTCTTCAGGGTTGAGACGCCACGCCCCGTCGTTGAACCATCCGTTGAAGAGGCCTTGCCCCGCATCGCTGTACTGGAAGCTGCTGTCCTGGTCATTCCCGGACCCGCCCCAGCCAACGGGCGTCTGCTGGCCCGAGCCGTCCCGAGCAAACACCCATGCTTCTGCGGAACGCGCCTCGTTGCCAATGATCGACGCGGGCGACATATTCGCCGCGACGACCGCGTTTCCGGATGATCGGGCCACGTCAAGCGCGAATGGGGCCGTGGTGCTGCCGTCGGAAACGGCGGCGGCCACGTTGAGGCCACCGCCGCCAACAGTCGAAAAATCCCCGGCGGTGTCGCCCGTTGTGTCGCCGTTCACCCAGGTGCTGCTGACCCCTTCCAGGCTGACGCCCTGCAGATCGACAACCAGTTCACCCGCTACGGCCACCACCGCGTCGGCCTGGAGGGGCGTCAGTGCGATTGCCCCCACCGCGATGTATGCAACTATCTGAACGCGTCGACCTGTGGTCATGCTATTCACTCCCAGTAGATATCTATGTTGTGTCTATTCGGGACTTGCCAATCGGCGGCATTCGCCACGGCAGCGAGAGTCGAACTACGCTCAAAACTTTCGCCGGCTGCAGACTCCTGTTCCATTGAGAAACACGAGGACGGCCGCCAGGCTTACTACCGCGGACGGCTCTGGCGCCGCACTGTTAGTGGGGGACGCCGGACCAACAACCCCAATGACAGTATTTGGGTCGTCCTTGAAGGCCCGGTAGTCGGCAAGATCGATGAAGCCGCTGCGGTCGTAGTCCCCCTGCTCAACTCCGCCCGGAGTGAAGAGGTTGTCGCTGAGGGAGGTAAAGTCAATGGAGTCGCAGTCGCCGTCGCCGTCGAAGTCACACCCTAGGCCGTCGGCTTCGCCGATCCCTTCCTGGAAGTTAGTAAGGATCTGAGCGTCGTTCAGCACGCCGCTGTGCACTCGGACATCGGCGATGTAGCCCTTGAAGGGGTCGTTGCCGGCGCCCGGTCGAGCACCGATATTGACGACGGACTCGGGCGTGGTGAGCGGGGCCGGTTGAGCCACTTCCGCGATCTTCTCGCCATTGATATACCCACGCGTCATGAAGCCATCGTACGTCACTGCGTAGTGAACCCATTCGTCGGCTAACAGGGCTTCGTTGTTGCCCCATCCGGTGTCGTTGAACCATGCCGACAGCAAACCGTTGCCGCCGGTGTTGTAGGAGAACCGGCTCATCGAGTTATTCGAGGTCGCGCCCCAGGCGACTACCGATTGCGAGCCGCTCGTGTCGGTAGAGTAGATCCAAGCCTCTACGGTGCGGGTCTGATTGCCTTGTACTGATGACGGCGTGTTCCCGGCGGACACGATCGAGTTGGAGACCATCGGCTCGAGCCCCCCTTCGCCTTCGGACAAGAGGCTGAGTGAGATCGGTACGCCACCGATGTCGGCTCCGAGGTTGAGCGGCGAAGCGTCGACATCGGCGAAGTCGCCGACGGCGGCAGAGCCGCTGGCCCGATTGGTCCAGGCCGTCGCATCGCTCACCAGGTCGTTAACCTTCAAATCGACCAGCAGTTCGCCGGCGGTAAAGATCACCGCTTGGGCGGGCGTGGCGACCATCGCCGCCACAGCCACGACGGCAAGAACCCTGCAGAAACTCACCGAAAGCCGCTGCCGGGCGATCCGCGTGTTGAAGCATCTCATCAGTTGCTCCTCTGGATGAACTGGGAAGACCGTGGCGTGCCTGTCAGGCGGCCCAGGTCGTCGTGGGTGCGTGGAGGGTGGCGCCTCCGCTGCGGACACTCGGCCCACAAAAGCGGCCCTCCCTGAGCGGTGGCGCCGGCGCCAAACCACATGGCGCCGCCGCCGCTGCCCCGTCCGCCCAAGGAGTGGATGGCCGTGCGCGTCATCGATCAGTGGGACTGGCCCGCTGCGCGGCCCAGCGCGGGCGGCGCTGCCAGCGCCATCCGCCCGGCCAACCACTGCGTCGCCATGACGCGGCTGGGCCGGTTCTAGTCAGCTAAAAAGGCTTTCTGAAAAGTTGGTCGTTCCGAATCGACGCAGATGAACCTGCGATGCTTGAAACTGAAATGCATCGAGCAAAGACGAGCAGCGCTCGAACACGGGATCATGATCATGGTGCGAGGGGTTTCGCTCAAGCGCAGGATTTGCAAAAAAACACTCCAGGTACGCAACGCAGTCGCGAACCGCTATGCTTGCGATTGGACCGGCCCGCCAGCCATAGCGAACGGGCTTTCCCCAACTGCCGAGACCGCCAAAGTGAAGCCTTTTCAAGAGATTGCATTCGCCTTCCCCCGCGGCTCCCACCAGGAGGTTTTCATTGAGGGGATCCTTGAATATGCCCGCGATCACCACCGTAAGTGGTCCTATATGATCGCGCCGGAGTCCAATTCGGTCTCAATCACGCAACTCGTTGGGTGGCCCGGCGACGGGGTCATCGCGGCTTTGAACACTCCCGCCGAGGCCAAGTGCGCGGAGGGGTTTCATCTGCCGGTTGTCAACATTTCCAGCGCCCTCAGGCGTTCTCCCATCCCTCGGACGATGGTCGACAACCGCCAGATCGGCATCGCAGCTGCTGAGCACTTCCTCGAGCGGGGCTACGAAAACTACGCCTTCTACGGCATGAAGGGCATCGAGTACTCGGCTCAGCGCCTCGAGGGTCTGGCGGAGACCGTCGCCAAGAATGGCCTGCAGGTCCGCACACACTTGGCCTCGCCCACATTCCGGGTGCGGGGGAGCCACTGGCTTGGCCAGCAGAAAGAGCTGACCAAGTGGGTAGCTAAGCTGCCGGCGCCCTGCGCCGTGCTAGCTGCGTCCGATGCGCGTGCCCGCCAAGTAATGAATTCGTGCCGTGAACTCAGACTGCACGTCCCCGACCAGATTGCGGTGCTCGGGGTCGACGATCAACAGATCATCTGCGAGCACACGCACCCCACAATCAGCAGCATCGCCCGGAACAACATCGCGGAGGGCTATGCGGCAGCACGGATCCTCGATCAGCTCATCGAGGGGGTGTACGACGAGAACCAGGACCATGAAGAGTTGGTGCCGCCGCACGGGGTGGCGATGCGGGAGTCGACCGATATTGTTGCGATCAGCGACGACCGGCTGCGGAGCGCCCTGGTCTACTTCCAACAAAACATTGAGGAGCCGGTCACCGTATCGGAGTTGTGCGCGCACAGCGGCGTGTCGCGGCGGTGGTTGGAGTACGCGTTCCGCGATCTGCTGGGCGAGAGCCCGTTCCACTACATCCGCCGGCAAAGGCTAAAGCACGCCAAGCGGCTGCTGCGCGAGGAGCGGAGCGCGGCGATCAATGTTGTGGCGCGACGCACCGGCTACAGCTCCTCAAATCAGCTTGCGAAGGCGTTCCGTGCCGAGTTTGGCATGTCGCCGCGAGAGTACCGGCGCACCATCGACCGCAGCCCCGAGCACCGCGACGCCTGAATGGCCATCGCTGGGCGTTGCGTGTTTGCGCTCACCGCGCCGTGACGGGATGCGTGCCTGGAGTATTTTTTTGCGTCAAAGTCAGGTGGTTTGTCGGGCCCGCCTGGCTACCCTTGGAGTGTCGACAGGTCGCTCGCTGCCCTCTCCCTTGCGAGCATCGCGACCGCCGATCGCAGTCGACAGCGTTAGGGGCCCCGTGAATCGGCGGTTTTCGCGCCGTCGGCGGCCGCGCCGCATCGCCTCTTTTCTCTTCGTCTCTCGGGAGTCTGACTCTATTGACGCGTTACTCGATGAGCCATCACGGGGTAAACGCCTGGGTCGCATGCGGAGTGTTCCTGGCTCTCGCGCCCCAGTCGCCAGCCACGGAACAAGGCGTCTCGCCTGAAAATGGCCAGCGTGGTTCAGAGGAACCAATGCTCCGTAGACGCTACGCCAGTTACGTCCAGGTGACTACGTGAGAAGGCGATTGATGCAGGCCAATAACGAAAGCGAAACACAGTCCACAATCGCCGGCCCGCGGCGGGCGATGCACCGTCCATGGCTGCTGACGCTGCTGTTGCTTCACACCTGCCGTCCCACCGATGCGGTCGACCTGTACGTCCACCCCACCGGCGCCAATGGGGCGTACACCTCGGTCCAGGCAGCGGTCAACGCGGCGCCTCCTGGCAGCGAGAGCAATCGCACGAACATCTATATCGCGCCAGGCGTCTACAACGAGACCTCTAGCTCCAGCGGCAATCTCATCATTAACAAGCCCTTCCTGTCGTTTATTGGACAGGGCGCAGCGCCCAGCGATGTGGTCATCCAAAACGACGTTGCGGGGCTGACCGGGGCGACCAGGCTGGAGAGCTCGGCCAACGACTTCCTGGCGACCAAGATTACGTTCCGCAGCACCCGCCCCGATGGCGGCGGCGTGGGCCTCGCTGTGCGCAACAGCGCGGACCGGTCGGCATTCTCCAGCGTGCGTTTCGAGGGGTACCAAGACACGCTGCTCGCAGAGAACCGGGCACGCCAGTATTACCGTGACTGCTACATCACCGGCGACACCGACTTCATTTTCGGCAGCGCGACGGCGGTGTTTGAGAACTCGGTAGTTAACAGCACCGCGGGCGGCTGGGTAACCGCCGCCGAGACCCCTGCCAATCAGGCGATCGGGTTTGTGTTCCTCAACTCCAGGCTCACTGCTGAGGGACCGCCCGGCGCAGGTGACCAGTCGACCTACCTGGGACGGCCGTGGCACTGGCCCGCCAGCGAAGGTGGCAGCCGCGCCAGCGTGACGTTCATCAGCACCCGGATGGACAGCCACATCCGCTCGGCGGGCTGGGACCCCTGGGACGGCGCGGGCGGCAACCCAGTAAATCCCGATCCCGATGGAACAACCCGCTACGCAGAGTTCAACACCATGGACGCCGCGGGGACGCCGGTCGGTGTTGGTCGTGGTGGCGTGCCGCTAGGACGTGTCGGTTGGGCCGACGCGATGACTGAACAGCAGGCCGCCGCGTATACGCTGGAGAACATCTTCAACGGCCCTGAATTCTGGAACGCCAACCCGGCGCTGCAGCCGCAGTTTATCGGGCCCTACACCGGCCAGGCGAACTTCCGGGCATGGGACCCGCTGGCTTCTTTGGCCGCGTTGCCGTTCAACCTCGCGGGCGACTTCAACGACGATGGGGTGGTCGAAGCCTCCGACTACACGGTCTGGCGTGATAACCTGGGGGAGGATGTCACCCTGCCGAATGAAACCGCCAGTCCGGGCGTAGTCGACCAGGCCGACTACGACGCCTGGCGTGCGAACTTCGGCCAAAGCCAATCGGAGTCCAGCGTGTCCCACGCCCCCGAGCCGACCGCGGCGGTTACCGCGTCACTCTTCCTGGCAGCCGGGGCCCAGCGGCGCCGCCGATGCGCGACGGCGCCGCGGCCCCGCTCCGGCCTTGTCGCCTGCGTCGGCCTGCTGGTGGTAGGAGCCCTCTCACCAGCCGCCCGCGCCGATGCCGACGACCCTTGGCGCCAGGCGGAGGAGATTGTCGCCCGCATCAAGCCGCCATCGTTCCCCAACCGTGTCTTCCCCGTGACCGATTTCGGCGCCAGGTCTGGCGGGACGGAAGACTGCACAGCGGCGTTCGCCCGCGCCATCGCGGCTTGCTCTGAAATGGGCGGCGGGCGGGTGGTCGTGCCGGCGGGCGAGTTCCTGACAGGCCCGATCCACCTGCAGAGCAACGTCGATTTCCACGTGTCGGACGGCGCCGAGATCCGGTTCAGCGACCGAATCGAAGACTACCTCCCGCCGGTGCTTGTGAGGGTAGGCGGGATCGAGATCTACAACTACTCGCCGCTGATCTACGCCCGCGGTTGCAAGAACGTAGCGATCACGGGCAAGGGTAAGCTGAACGGCAATGGCCGCGCCTGGTGGGAATGGGCCTTCCAGGAAACGCGTGAACATTTCGAAATGGGCGAGCGGGGCGTGCCCGTTGACAAGCGTGTTTTCGCCACTCGCGAGCACAAGATCCGCCCCAGCTTTGTCTGCCTCTTCGATTGCCGCAACGTGCTGCTGGAAGACTTCACTATCAGCAGCGGCCCAAACTGGACCATCCACCCGGTGTACTGCCGCAACACCACGATCCGGCGGGTGCGGGTGCTCACCGAGGGGCCAAACAACGACGGCATCGACCCTGATTCGTGCGTCGACGTGCTCATCGAGGACTGCATGTTCGACACCGGCGACGACTGTGTGGTGCTCAAGTCGGGCTACAACCAGGATGGCTGGCGAGTTGGCAGGCCGACCGAAAACGTGGTTATGCGTGGCTGCACCAGCAAACGCGGCCACGGTGGGCTAGTGATCGGCAGCGAGATGTCGGGCGGCGTCCGAAACGTTTTCATGGAGGACTGCCAACTGGATGGCACCGACCACGCCGTCCGCATCAAGTCCCGCGCCGACCGTGGCGGCGTGATCGAGCACGTGTACGTCCGCAACCTGAAAGTCCGTGACATGCAGCGGGACGTAATCATTATTAATACGGCATACGCAGCGGATACGAGTCAGCTAGCCGCCGACGCGGCGCCGATGCTGCGCAACATGCGGTTCGACAACATCCACGCCGACGGCGCCCCGGTTGGCGTAGTGCTGTATGGGATGGCCAAAGCGCCGCTACGCAACCTTCACTTCAGCAACAGCAGCTTTGCGTGCCAGCGTGGCGTCGTCGCCAAGCACATTGAGTCGGTGAACTTCTACCGGGTGAAAGTAGCAGCGGAGCAGCAGCCCGCCTACGAGTTGCAGAATGCCCGCGACGTCGCGATCACAGGTGTAGAATTGGCCAATCTTAGTCAGGTCTATCTGCGCGTAACGGGCTCACGATCAGGCGGTGTAGCAATCGAGGCGCCATCGGCGGACGACGCATCGGCGATCGTTGAAACAACCGGTGACGCTCCCGCCGACGCGGTAGCAATTCTGCCGTTCCCATCCCCCGGCGCATCGGGAGGGCAGCCGTGATGGACCCGAACGCGTCCCCTCCACCCAAGGCTGGCAGCTACCGCTGGGTCGTCTGCACGCTGTTGTTTTTCTCCGTGGCGGTCAACTACATCGACCGGCTGGTGATCGGGATCCTGAAGAAGCCGCTCAGCGATGAGCTCGGCTGGACCGACACGCACTACGGGTACATCGCGGCCGGATTCTCGTTCGCCTACGCCTTCGGCTACCTGTTCGGCGGGCGGCTGATGGACCGGATGGGCGTGAAGGTCGGTCTGCCGATCTTCGTTTTCTGCTGGAGCCTGGCAGCTACCGCGCACGGCCTGGTGGGGTTGATTGGCCTCAATGAGGTGTTCAGCGTCCGCTACCCGTGGTTTTCCTGGGCCGAAGGCGGGCTGGCGATGACGACCCTCACTATGCCGATGACCGCCGCCGGATTTATGTTTGCGAGGATCGGTCTGGGCCTGACCGAGGGAGGCAATTTCCCGGGCGCGATCAAGGCGGTCGCCGAGTGGTTCCCTGTGCAGGAACGGGCGCTCGCCACGGGCCTATTCAACGCGGGCACCAACGTCGGCGCCATCCTCTGCCCGATCGCCGTGCCTTGGTTGTACGAACGGATCGGGTGGCAATCCACGTTCTACCTAACCGGCGGTCTTGGATTCTTCTGGGTGGCCGCGTGGTGGTTGATCTACGACGCACCGTCCAGGCACAAACGCGTCACGGCGGAGGAACTCGCCTACATCAATAGCGGCAAGCCGGACGTGGAAGAAGCGCCGACCAGCGCCCCGTGGCTCTCTCTGCTTGGCTACCGGGCTGTGTGGGCTTACATCCTGGCCAGCATGCTAGCCGGGCCAGCTTGGGGGTTCTACCAGTTCTTTATACCAGACTTCCTGGAACGGCGGTTCGGCCTCAGCCTGCAGGCCACCGGCTGGTGGACCGGGGCGTTTTTCGCCATCGCAGCGATCGGCGGGGTGGCCGGCGGTTGGCTGGCCGGCGCGTTGATGAACTGCGGCTGGTCGCTCAACGCGGCCCGCAAGGTGTCCCTTCTAGTCTGTGCGTTGTGCGTGGTTCCGGTGTTCGCGGCGCCGGCGGCCGGCAACGTGCTGGTGGCCGTGCTCATCGCCGGCCTGGCCGGGTCCGCCCATCAGGGCTGGTCGGCAAACCTCTACAGCGTTGTCTCGGACACGATGCCCCGCGAGACCATCAGCTCCGTGGTTGGCCTGGGCGGGTTCCTTTGCTTCTTCACCGGCGGGTTTGTGAACGGGATCACCGGCATGATTCTTGAGCGGACCGGCACCTACGCCGGGGTGTTTGGCTACTTCTCCGGCATGTACCTTCTGTCGCTACTCGCTATCCAGCTGCTTGTTCCGGTCATCGGGAGACCACAAGAGTCATGACCCCCAATCAGCCCCACATCCCCCTGACGAATGGCGCCGGCGTGCAGCGAACGGACGCCGCCTGGACGCCCGACCAGGGCGATGGGAGCTACCGCAACCCAGTCATCTGGGCGGACTACTCCGACCCGGACGTGATCCGCCACGGCGACGACTTCTACCTGATTGCCTCTAGCTTCCAGTGCACGCCGGGGCTTCCAATCCTGCACTCCCGCGACCTGGTAAACTGGAGGATCATCAACCACGCGGTCAAGAACCTGCCGCACCCGCGTTACGGGTGCGCCCAGCTCGGCTGCGGCGTGTGGGCGCCGTCGATCCGCTTCCACGAGGGCCGGTTCTGGATCGTGTTCGCCATGCCAGACGAGGGCGTCTACGTCACCACGGCGCGCGACCCGGCCGGCGCCTGGAGCGAACCTCGGCTGATGCACGCCGCAATCGGCGTGATCGATCCCTGCCCATTCTGGGACGACGACGGCTCCGCCTACCTCGCCCATGCTTATGCGCACTCGCGGTGCGGCATCAAGCACTGTCTGCGGATCCGTCCGATGGCGCCCGACGCCAGCCGACTGACGGGTGAGGGACAGGTCGTTTACCAGAACGAGCAGCGCAACCCGACCATCGAAGGACCCAAACTCTACAAACGCAACGGCTGGTACTACATCTCAGCCCCCGCAGGCGGGGTCGAATCCGGCTGGCAGACGGTCCTCCGGTCGCGCGACCTCTTTGGTCCCTACGAGGAACGCGTCGTGCTGGAGCAGGGGGGCACTGCAATCAACGGGCCCCATCAGGGCGGCCTGGTCGACGACCGTGACGGCAATTCCTGGTTCATCCATTTTCAGGACGCCGGCGCCTACGGACGCATCACCCACCTGGAGCCTGTGAACTGGCAGGACGACTGGCCGCAGATTGGCAAGCCGTCGGCCGACGGAGGGCGATGGGAACCGGTGGAATCGCACCGCAAGCCAGCATCGGCGGGCGGCTTCAGCCCCCAAACGCCGCAGTCGTCCGATGAGTTCGACTCCGATCAGCTAGGACTGCAGTGGCAGTGGAACGCCAACCACCGCCCGGACTGGCTCTCACTGACCGAACGACCGGGCTGGGCACGTCTGTTCTGCCGGCCCCACAACCCTGCCGAGCTTGCATCCGCTCCCAACCTGCTGCTGCAGAAGTTTCCGGCGCCCGAATTCGCCGTCGAGACCGAGGTCGAGCTGGGTCCTGGAATCGAGTCCGGCGTGGCGGGGTTGGCGGTGGTGGGACGCGAACACGCCGCTGTGTACACGCGTCGCGAGCAGTCGCAGCAGCGGGTGTGCGTCCGGACCGGCGGCGCGGCGTCACTGATCAGCGTAGGACCCGCTTCGCCTGTGCGATTCCGGCTAACGGTCACCAAGGATTCGCTATGCCAGTTCGAATTCTCGTTCGGAGAGCGTCCCTTCCAACTGGCCGGCGATCCGTTTCCGGCAACCCCGGGCGTGTGGATTGGGGCCCGAATGGGATTGTACGCCTGCGGGCCCAACCCGGACGGCGCCAGCTATGCAGACTTCGCTTTCTTCCGAGTGGCGGCGCTCCGCGCCGCAACGCCTGCCTCATCGCATTCGCCGCAGCCCGGTAGAGTGCAGGTGGGGGGCTGAACCACGGGCACGCCTGTATAACCGGCGCTCACACAGCAGACGAATTCGTATGGCACTTCACCGTCTTTCCATTATCGCTCTGTTTCTGCTTTCACCCGCAGCCCGCCCGTCTGGGGCTGCCGACACCGCGAATCCACCCGATGGTTGGCAGGACGCCCGGTCCCGGATTGTCCTTGTCGGGGACTCAACCGTCACGGACGCCGCGGGCTGGGGTGCCTCGTTTGCCGCGTGCCTACGCGACGACGTGCTCTGCGTCAACATGGCTCAAGGCGGACGTAGTTCCTCAAGCTTTCGAGACGAAGGGCACTGGGACGACGCGCTCGCTTTGCAGCCGGACTGGGTGCTGATCCAGTTCGGCCACAACGACGAGCCGGGACACCCGGGTCGTGAGAACTCTCCAGGCGAGGGCTACCGCGACAACCTGATCGAGTGCATCGACGAAGCTCGGGAGGCCGGCGTGCGGCCCGTGCTGGTCACCCCGCTTTGCCGCCGGCAATGGAGTCGCGATCCACAGAGGTTGGGCAGAATCGATTCCTCGCTGGCGGCCTACACGAGGGCAGTCCACGCAGTTGCAGCGGAAACCTCCACACCAGTGGTCGATCTGCACATGCGGTCGCTTGAGGCTTACGAGTCGCTCACGCCCACCGGCTGTCGGGCCATTTCGCCCACCAAGGAGAACGGTCAACTGGACGGTACACACCTCAACCCGGCTGGTTCCGCCCTATTCGGCGCCGTGGTCGCGATGGACTGCCGCTCGTATGTTACCGGGCTCGCGGACTTCTTCCCCACGAGCAAACTGGCCGAACTTCAGAACGCCCACCGCCCACCGCCCCAGGTGGCGCCACTTCCGGTCGCCGCGCGCGAGGCGCCAAACGCGACCACGCCGCATGGCGCCCGCAGCTTCACCGTGGCGGCCGACGGAACAGGCGACTTCAACCGGATCCAGGAGGCCATCGGAGCGGCCCCGACTAACAACAGCGACCGCACCACGATCCGTATCCGACCCGGCGTGTATGTTGGTCAAATGCTGATCCCCGCAAACAAGCCAAACATTACCCTCGAGGGCGCCGGCGCCGCCAAGTCGGTTATCACTTACGCTCTCACGGTGCACGACCCGCATCCCCCCAGCGTCCC
This genomic interval from Posidoniimonas corsicana contains the following:
- a CDS encoding pectinesterase family protein, translated to MALHRLSIIALFLLSPAARPSGAADTANPPDGWQDARSRIVLVGDSTVTDAAGWGASFAACLRDDVLCVNMAQGGRSSSSFRDEGHWDDALALQPDWVLIQFGHNDEPGHPGRENSPGEGYRDNLIECIDEAREAGVRPVLVTPLCRRQWSRDPQRLGRIDSSLAAYTRAVHAVAAETSTPVVDLHMRSLEAYESLTPTGCRAISPTKENGQLDGTHLNPAGSALFGAVVAMDCRSYVTGLADFFPTSKLAELQNAHRPPPQVAPLPVAAREAPNATTPHGARSFTVAADGTGDFNRIQEAIGAAPTNNSDRTTIRIRPGVYVGQMLIPANKPNITLEGAGAAKSVITYALTVHDPHPPSVPTKFKGHGVVVLADGFEARGLTFRQMAGDHGQAIALRIDGDHARVEDCHLLGWQDTLRLEGDGHRFARCEIEGRVDYIYGGASAVFDDCVLRTKNSGYVTAASTPRHKPYGFVFCNCQLTGTGRATTYLGRPWRPHSSVAFIDCEMDESIKPEGWHNWRNLSNEQTARYAEFNSTGPGAAPHQRVGWSRQLSVADANALRDKIAPQRTTAASLPDQAP